One region of Penaeus vannamei isolate JL-2024 chromosome 36, ASM4276789v1, whole genome shotgun sequence genomic DNA includes:
- the LOC113826092 gene encoding uncharacterized protein DDB_G0284459, with product MKERRGWERREDKYQEQMDNSKISDREMVLLEEGRRGERREEEGERETTERQKEEGDDQQRERREEEIGERRKGISDEAQINVKNKGEKTEEEKTQMTEGERNIGKEIEEETETRESSRENPTKTGEEQTPITEEESHKRKESEEESQTREPTRENPDADTPDSDRYDSYTPDSDRYDSYTPDADRYDSYTPDADRYDSYTPDADRYDSYTPDADTPDADRYDSFTPDADRYDSYTPDADRYDFYTPDADTPDADRYDSYTPDADRYDFYTPDADTPDRATEEPPPSPSQTLPPPPPPDTPKDHPWEYLPDVSHSDLLSKHARTFARFWAEMLAGLVVVGVAETCGAAGRLGRAVGRAVRSRRAPHGDRGRDNLPA from the coding sequence atgaaggaaagaaggggatgggaaagacGAGAGGATAAATACCAAGAGCAGATGGATAACTCGAAAATAAGCGACAGAGAGATGGTATTGCTCGAGGAAGGGAGAcgcggagaaagaagagaagaagaaggggagagagaaacgacGGAAAggcaaaaagaggaaggagacgatcaacagagagaaaggagagaggaagagatcggTGAAAGGCGAAAGGGAATAAGCGACGAAGCGCAGATCAACgtcaagaataaaggagagaagacggaagaggaaaaaacgcagatgacagaaggagaaagaaacatcgGAAAAGAAATTGAGGAAGAGACGGAAACGCGCGAATCATCGCGAGAAAATCCAACGAAGACGGGAGAAGAACAGACACCGATAACGGAAGAAGAAAGTCACAAAcgaaaggaaagtgaagaagaaagccAAACACGCGAACCGACCAGGGAAAACCCCGACGCCGACACACCCGACTCCGACAGGTACGACTCCTACACTCCCGACTCCGACAGGTACGACTCCTACACTCCCGACGCCGACAGGTACGACTCCTACACTCCCGACGCCGACAGGTACGACTCCTACACTCCCGACGCCGACAGGTACGACTCCTACACTCCCGACGCCGACACTCCCGACGCCGACAGGTACGACTCCTTCACTCCCGACGCCGACAGGTACGACTCCTACACTCCCGACGCCGACAGGTACGACTTCTACACTCCCGACGCCGACACTCCCGACGCCGACAGGTACGACTCCTACACTCCCGACGCCGACAGGTACGACTTCTACACTCCCGACGCCGACACTCCCGACAGAGCCACCGAGGAACCCCCACCTTCGCCCTCGCagaccctccctccaccccctcctccagacACACCGAAGGACCACCCGTGGGAGTACCTACCCGACGTCTCCCACTCGGACCTCCTGAGCAAGCACGCCCGTACCTTCGCGAGATTCTGGGCGGAGATGCTCGCCGGCCTCGTGGTCGTGGGCGTGGCCGAGACGTGTGGGGCGGCGGGGAGGCTGGGGCGGGCCGTCGGGAGGGCGGTGAGGTCGCGAAGGGCGCCACACGGGGATCGGGGGCGTGATAACCTCCCGGCGTGA